The Fusarium falciforme chromosome 7, complete sequence genome window below encodes:
- a CDS encoding FAD-binding-2 domain-containing protein, with protein MASLQIKQKPDVIVVGSGIAGLSASIAGAEKGASVLLLERFHGGGTTALSGGIFYAGEGTQQQKEAGYDDTTENMFAYLRQEIGDVVQEKTLKRFCDESPGMIQWLEKHGARFKGALSPYKTSYPNTQHYLYFSGSEKAYPYSSLAKPAPRGHRMVHDGFSGAGIAKALLDGARRLGVQIVPASKVEKILLAKDGSVRGVEYLTLANSASKLAKHEKLTNRALKYQITLPPIAGWLHNRASKIFERNAQFAAAEAPAVILAAGGFSYSPEMRRKYLPDFQGVTPLGTPADDGSGIMLGVAVGGSTSHMGCMSTWRFLYPPSALLEGVVVANQGERVGAEDVYGALLTGKMMRNHQSQGFAIYDSTQWAKAKKQLPTQVPPVLKMQRYHWLYWDHKKARSLEKLAKKFGISPQGLRQTVDAYNDAIKNDKPDPANKMPDTRSPILKPPFYGIDISIKLTKGLQQVIGLSLGGLRVEEESGLVLNEAVKPIKGLYAAGRNAVGICSSTYVSGLSLGDGVFSGRRAGVHAAGNVKTTSS; from the coding sequence ATGGCTTCCCTTCAAATCAAGCAAAAGCCAGACGTCATCGTTGTCGGCAGCGGTATTGCTGGACTTTCTGCAAGTATCGCAGGAGCGGAAAAAGGCGCTTcggtccttctccttgaacgCTTCCACGGCGGAGGCACCACGGCCCTCTCAGGCGGTATTTTCTACGCTGGTGAGGGGACACAGCAACAAAAAGAAGCCGGATATGATGATACCACGGAAAACATGTTTGCCTATCTACGCCAGGAGATCGGAGACGTGGTTCAGGAGAAGACGCTGAAGCGATTCTGTGACGAAAGTCCTGGAATGATCCAATGGCTGGAAAAGCACGGTGCTCGCTTCAAGGGGGCTTTGAGTCCATACAAAACGAGCTATCCCAATACTCAGCATTACCTCTACTTTTCGGGTTCGGAAAAGGCATATCCGTACTCATCACTCGCGAAGCCTGCACCGCGAGGGCATCGCATGGTGCACGATGGATTCTCCGGGGCCGGCATCGCCAAAGCCTTACTTGATGGGGCCAGACGACTTGGTGTTCAGATTGTGCCAGCCAGCAAAGTTGAGAAGATTCTTTTGGCCAAAGATGGCTCCGTCCGAGGAGTCGAGTACCTCACACTAGCCAACTCAGCCTCAAAGCTTGCCAAGCATGAGAAGCTGACCAATCGAGCTCTCAAATACCAAATCACGCTGCCCCCCATTGCAGGGTGGCTTCATAACCGTGCCAGCAAAATATTCGAGCGCAACGCTCAGTTTGCCGCGGCCGAGGCACCCGCTGTTATCTTGGCGGCTGGAGGCTTCTCCTATAGTCCTGAAATGCGAAGGAAATATCTTCCCGACTTCCAGGGCGTCACTCCCCTTGGGACACCAGCTGACGATGGGTCTGGTATCATGCTAGGAGTAGCCGTTGGAGGCTCCACATCCCACATGGGCTGTATGTCGACCTGGAGGTTCTTATACCCCCCAAGCGCTCTTCTTGAGGGCGTTGTCGTGGCGAATCAAGGGGAACGCGTTGGTGCTGAGGATGTATACGGTGCCTTGTTGACAGGGAAGATGATGCGTAATCACCAGTCCCAAGGTTTTGCCATCTATGACTCGACACAGTGGGCCAAGGCGAAGAAGCAACTGCCCACGCAAGTACCTCCTGTCTTGAAGATGCAGAGGTACCATTGGCTATACTGGGACCATAAGAAGGCCAGGTCTCTTGAGAAGTTAGCCAAGAAGTTCGGAATTTCGCCTCAGGGCTTGAGACAGACTGTCGATGCCTATAACGACGCCATTAAAAATGACAAGCCTGACCCGGCGAACAAGATGCCCGACACGCGATCTCCTATACTGAAACCACCATTTTACGGCATCGATATATCTATCAAATTGACCAAGGGTCTTCAGCAAGTCATTGGGCTGTCGCTTGGTGGCCTACGAGTCGAGGAGGAGTCAGGGTTGGTTCTCAATGAGGCTGTAAAGCCAATCAAAGGCTTGTATGCCGCGGGGAGGAATGCTGTGGGTATTTGTTCAAGCACGTATGTGAGCGGCCTCtctcttggtgatggtgtatTCTCAGGCAGGCGGGCTGGTGTTCACGCTGCTGGAAACGTGAAGACGACGTCATCATAG
- a CDS encoding Fungal-trans domain-containing protein gives MSREARPGGKPRRRAARACLYCRTRKVRCDLVFHGHPCTNCTLDEGECIIPFKQHKWHMANAIYQRQNHVPPESTGAERQNQVLPEKQNTLADKPMDLGQAPRLTNAEDLPGLERFLLAFNEEEATGCDDISGNPNADLDQPRSNTTPEDPEADSSTTSESSAINEHKFNLPLSLADFQQSIFLKGLSPNSDSRSYNSQQPRASNFVIFSSYSFISADTLWNLDKEDMAFLENRRCLYLPARPAMDEFVQQYFLHVHPTLPLINEQDFWAMYNAQPVEAMSTGRLSLVVVQAMIFLACPFVPQSVLDSLSLTSVHQARAEFYSVTKALFHIDRCRDDVSSAQSALMLTYHSPTIFDKTNSYWLSTAIHFARQAGAHRYGATGGNPKGQAALKRLWWCCILRDRIMALSLWRPVQIALTDLDFDRLGLLEDDVRQEIRGSAVYDPATKRMLAQLVGCLCELSVVLNDILMICYNPTPDSNDPTRTLTQLKDSVSRLSEWHDMVVHKFQLPTEVPGGHESLSLFTNAIFIYYFTAKACLNNHILYFLGRSGGQNNSPYTVWCASEELGESLQSITESFADLEERDLVRYLPNTFVPLSLLPFLWHVSEAKDTQSQPVRGFQGDFGVYRDVFSMFAKLYEATDSVLQCTGIEDTEPLQPAP, from the exons ATGTCACGAGAAGCACGCCCTGGCGGAAAGCCTAGGCGCCGAGCCGCACGAGCCTGTCTATACTGCCGTACCCGAAAGGTTCGCTGTGACCTTGTTTTCCATGGCCATCCATGCACAAACTGCACGCTCGATGAAGGGGAGTGCATTATTCCATTCAAGCAGCACAAGTG GCACATGGCCAATGCTATCTATCAACGGCAGAATCATGTACCGCCAGAATCAACAGGTGCCGAACGGCAGAACCAGGTCCTGCCTGAGAAGCAGAACACTTTGGCAGACAAACCCATGGATCTCGGCCAGGCTCCGCGCCTCACAAATGCAGAAGACCTACCAGGACTTGAAAGATTTCTTCTCGCCTTTAACGAGGAGGAAGCAACTGGATGTGACGATATAAGTGGCAATCCTAACGCAGACTTGGACCAACCTCGAAGCAACACGACCCCTGAGGACCCCGAGGCAGACTCATCAACGACGAGTGAGAGTAGTGCAATCAACGAGCACAAATTCAACTTGCCTCTCTCTCTAGCAGACTTCCAGCAATCGATATTCCTGAAGGGCCTAAGCCCGAATTCAGACAGTAGATCATACAATTCCCAGCAACCTAGGGCTTCCAACTTTGTCATATTTTCCTCCTACTCGTTTATCTCCGCAGACACGTTATGGAACTTAGACAAAGAGGACATGGCGTTTCTAGAGAATCGAAGGTGTCTCTATTTGCCAGCACGACCCGCAATGGATGAGTTTGTCCAACAGTACTTCTTGCATGTTCATCCTACCCTTCCCTTGATCAACGAACAAGACTTCTGGGCAATGTATAATGCCCAGCCTGTGGAGGCAATGTCCACTGGACGCCTGTCTCTCGTTGTCGTCCAGGCCATGATATTTCTCGCCTGCCCG TTCGTGCCACAATCAGTCCTTGATAGCCTATCCCTTACCTCGGTGCATCAAGCACGAGCCGAGTTCTACTCTGTTACCAAG GCGTTGTTCCACATCGACAGGTGCAGAGATGACGTTAGCAGCGCCCAAAGTGCCCTGATGCTGACGTACCATTCCCCCACCATCTTCGACAAGACCAACAGTTACTGGCTCAGCACAGCCATTCACTTTGCTCGGCAGGCGGGTGCTCATAGATACGGTGCAACTGGAGGCAACCCGAAAGGCCAGGCGGCACTGAAACGGCTATGGTGGTGCTGTATCCTCCGCGATAGAATTATGGCTCTTAGCCTGTGGCGTCCTGTCCAAATTGCTCTGACTGACCTTGACTTCGATAGACTGGGTCTTCTGGAGGATGATGTGAGACAAGAGATCAGAGGCTCTGCGGTATATGATCCAGCCACGAAGCGTATGTTGGCGCAGCTGGTCGGTTGTCTCTGCGAGCTCAGTGTCGTCTTGAACGACATTCTCATGATCTGTTACAATCCTACGCCGGACTCGAACGATCCTACTCGCACTTTGACTCAGTTGAAAGATTCCGTCTCACGACTGAGCGAGTGGCATGACATGGTTGTCCACAAATTCCAGCTTCCAACAGAAGTTCCTGGTGGGCACGAGTCCCTCAGCCTTTTTACAAATGCAATATTCATATACTACTT CACTGCGAAAGCTTGCTTAAACAATCATATCCTATACTTCCTTGGCAGAAGCGGGGGTCAAAACAACAGCCCCTACACAGTCTGGTGTGCATCCGAAGAGCTTGGCGAGTCTCTACAGTCCATTACCGAAAGCTTTGCCGATCTAGAAGAACGGGACTTGGTGAGATACTTGCCTAACACCTT CGTTCCCCTGTCACTACTACCATTCTTGTGGCATGTATCCGAAGCAAAAGACACCCAGAGCCAACCTGTTAGGGGGTTTCAAGGCGATTTTGGGGTCTATCGCGATGTCTTCTCAATGTTTGCGAAGCTGTATGAGGCAACAGATAGTGTCCTGCAGTGTACGGGTATAGAAGATACGGAACCATTACAACCTGCTCCGTGA
- a CDS encoding Zn(2)-C6 fungal-type domain-containing protein — translation MSTDRVCDGYPSMFRILTLGSPISSTSASTPGSQPTLSLYQPKSSTVTTDQVEKLALYFHRKRQANVCYRNEARAILANLSDPTIRHGLDSLIALHDGLGTKRHTANVGTHGIFINQRSLDAYNAAVSSLASRLREEPTRKSAQAALVCCQMFMSIEVMMGDYTTAFQHFLLGLRIMYQYRNRPGVSDSGRVVPCYNLGFPHLDEFAIKLFASGYPGPKHLSSCETDRSSSATSNINTILCDQARSDLSVLSVEVLQFLNRVTGLRSQYQVAELKATRTQILGCLQSWEQTYAQTANKIMARTTAQRVRFGAAFSLLLHGVLEVVVNLAIGASTDDVYALGKQVADIKATAHMATEIGKAV, via the coding sequence AGCCAACACTCTCTCTATACCAGCCAAAGTCTTCCACAGTTACGACCGATCAAGTCGAAAAGCTAGCCCTTTACTTTCACCGCAAGCGCCAAGCCAATGTTTGCTACCGGAACGAGGCCCGGGCAATACTGGCAAATCTCTCAGATCCCACCATCCGCCATGGACTCGATTCTCTGATCGCTCTACACGACGGACTCGGAACAAAAAGACACACTGCCAATGTCGGCACTCACGGCATATTTATCAATCAACGTAGCTTGGATGCGTACAACGCGGCAGTCTCAAGCCTCGCGTCGCGGCTAAGGGAGGAACCCACTCGAAAGTCTGCCCAGGCTGCTCTCGTGTGCTGCCAGATGTTTATGAGCATTGAAGTCATGATGGGCGACTACACTACTGCCTTCCAGCATTTCCTTCTAGGTCTTCGTATCATGTACCAATATCGGAACCGCCCAGGTGTGAGCGACAGCGGCCGGGTAGTTCCTTGTTACAATCTTGGTTTTCCTCATCTGGACGAGTTTGCTATCAAGCTCTTCGCCTCGGGCTATCCTGGGCCCAAGCACCTGTCTTCCTGCGAAACAGATCGCAGTAGCTCGGCGACaagcaacatcaacaccatttTGTGCGATCAGGCGCGCAGTGATCTGAGCGTTCTATCCGTGGAAGTGCTGCAGTTTCTGAATCGGGTGACAGGCCTGCGGAGTCAGTACCAAGTGGCCGAGTTAAAGGCGACGAGGACACAGATTCTTGGTTGCTTGCAGTCATGGGAGCAGACGTACGCTCAAACTGCCAACAAGATCATGGCGAGAACAACTGCCCAGAGAGTGCGTTTCGGAGCAGCATtctcccttctcctccatggTGTCTTAGAAGTTGTAGTCAACCTGGCAATTGGAGCCTCAACGGATGATGTATACGCACTGGGAAAACAGGTCGCTGACATTAAAGCGACCGCGCATATGGCTACGGAAATAGGGAAAGCAGTCTAA
- a CDS encoding Bac-luciferase domain-containing protein produces the protein MVSKLAHNFIQGGPAEPLSKDLLEGKVQLERKYGYTLEGNQKRILLNAFDMNGVGHISIGQWQNPEDKSSQKNRLPYWIELAKLLERGKFNALFLADNYGSHDIYKGSHAPAIRAASQWPLYDPFSVISAMAAVTDTLAFGVTASTTFEPPFSLAKRFSTLDHLTNGRIAWNIVTSWSDTAARAHGLDQLPEHDTRYEMAEEYLSLVYKLWEGSWADGAVVKDPSTHTYTDPTKVRKIEHQGKFYKSSSAHQVDPSPQRTPVLFQAGMSPAGSSFAAKHAECIFCGGASPALVAKSIEQTRQKARENSRNPYDLKFFVQFTPILGTTDQEAQEKYERYRQYALGEGGLALLGSTSGIDVSKFPWDEEFPTDPEHPLMKELTVKQRNRLLARPAGFDRWTPRILAEYQSLGGSGPYKIGSGATVADEMERWITEADVDGFNIGHIVVPGAWEDVIEYLVPELEKRGWLGKDYPVPQGTARENLYGSPGDSHVRKTHPGYQYKFKENI, from the exons ATGGTCAGCAAGCTCGCTCACAACTTCATCCAAGGAGGGCCAGCGGAGCCTCTCTCAAAGGACCTGTTGGAGGGCAAGGTACAACTGGAGCGTAAGTATGGATATACACTCGAAGGAAATCAGAAGCGTATCTTGCTCAACGCTTTCGACATGAACGGCGTCGGTCACATCAG TATTGGACAATGGCAGAATCCCGAGGATAAGAGCTCTCAGAAGAACCGCCTCCCATACTGGATTGAGCTAGCAAAGCTCCTGGAAAGGGGAAAGTTCAACGCTCTCTTTCTCG CCGACAACTATGGCTCGCACGACATTTACAAGGGAAGCCATGCCCCAGCTATCAGGGCGGCATCCCAATGGCCATTATACGATCCATTCAGC GTCATCTCTGCCATGGCCGCAGTGACAGACACCCTGGCCTTTGGAGTAACTGCTTCTACTACGTTTGAGCCCCCTTTCAGCTTGGCGAAACGCTTTTCGACGCTGGACCATCTGACCAACGGAAGAATTGCTTGG AACATCGTCACCTCATGGAGCGACACTGCGGCTCGGGCACACGGCCTGGACCAACTACCTGAGCACGACACTCGGTACGAAATGGCCGAGGAATATCTCAGCTTGGTATACAA ACTCTGGGAGGGTTCCTGGGCAGACGGCGCTGTGGTCAAGGATCCATCGACGCACACCTACACTGACCCAACCAAAGTACGCAAGATCGAGCATCAAGGTAAATTCTACAAGTCTTCAAGTGCGCACCAGGTCGACCCGAGCCCGCAGCGCACACCTGTGCTCTTCCAGGCCGGCATGTCACCCGCTGGCTCTTCCTTCGCCGCGAAGCACGCCGAGTGCATCTTTTGTGGTGGCGCAAGTCCGGCCTTAGTTGCCAAGAGCATCGAGCAAACTCGCCAAAAGGCTCGAGAGAACAGCCGCAATCCATACGACCTGAAGTTCTTTGTGCAATTTACTCCCATTCTGGGTACCACCGACCAAGAGGCCCAGGAGAAGTACGAGCGGTACCGCCAGTATGCTCTAGGCGAAGGTGGCCTCGCTCTGCTTGGTAGCACCTCGGGCATCGACGTCTCCAAGTTCCCCTGGGATGAAGAGTTCCCTACCGACCCCGAGCATCCACTCATGAAAGAGTTGACAGTGAAGCAACGCAATAGACTCCTAGCGCGTCCAGCTGGCTTTGACCGCTGGACCCCGCGCATTCTGGCAGAATATCAATCCCTGGGTGGCAGTGGCCCTTACAAGATCGGGAGTGGTGCCACCGTTGCGGATGAGATGGAGCGATGGATCACTGAGGCTGATGTCGATGGTTTCAACATCGGTCACATCGTCGTACCTGGTGCCTGGGAAGATGTCATCGAGTATTTGGTTCCGGAGTTGGAAAAGCGTGGGTGGCTTGGCAAGGACTATCCCGTCCCTCAAGGTACAGCAAGAGAGAACTTGTATGGGAGTCCAGGAGACTCACATGTACGCAAAACGCATCCCGGATACCAGTACAAGTTCAAGGAAAATATCTAG
- a CDS encoding 2-nitropropane dioxygenase-like protein, whose product MSSQHTDRIQTSLTELLGIRHPVLLAGMNVAAGPKLAAAVTNAGGLGVIGGINYTPDMLRDQISELKSSLLDKKAPFGVDLLIPQIGGSARKTNKDYTKGKLNELVDIIIESGAKLFVSAVGVPPKAVVERLHRAGILYMNMVGHPKHVQKCLDLDVDIICAQGGEGGGHTGDIPTTVLVPAVVNIVRDKQSSFTRQAVQVVAAGGIHDGRLLAAALMMGASAVWVGTRFILTDEAAAPTSHKEAVRGAGFDDNIRTTIFTGRPMRVLKTPYVVSWEEERRTELKELLSQGVVPAEADLDRLMEDESSNEEEILDQVYPKMMGQCAAVVSEQKPAADVVQDLVDTAVIALTQNFEMAPKL is encoded by the exons ATGTCTTCGCAAC ACACAGATAGAATTCAGACGTCTCTCACCGAGCTCTTGGGTATTAGGCACCCCGTGCTCTTGGCCGGAATGAACGTGGCAGCCGGACCGAAGCTAGCAGCCGCAGTAACGAACGCAGGGGGACTGGGGGTTATTGGAGGAATCAATTACACGCCCGATATGCTCCGCGATCAGATTTCAGAGCTGAAGTCATCTCTTCTAGACAAGAAAGCACCTTTTGGCGTGGATCTGCTCATCCCTCAAATTGGAGGTAGCGCACGCAAGACAAA CAAGGATTATACAAAGGGCAAGCTGAATGAGctcgtcgacatcatcatcgagtCAGGTGCAAAGCTGTTTGTTTCGGCAGTAGGGGTTCCACCCAAAGCAGTCGTTGAACGACTCCACAGGGCTGGTATTCTGTACATGAACATGGTGGGCCACCCGAAGCACGTCCAAAAGtgccttgacctcgacgTAGATATCATTTGCGCGCAGGGTGGCGAGGGAGGCGGACACACTGGCGACATACCGACGACGGTATTGGTCCCTGCCGTCGTGAATATCGTCCGAGACAAGCAAAGCTCCTTTACGAGACAGGCGGTGCAAGTTGTAGCTGCTGGGGGCATCCACGACGGCCGacttcttgctgctgctctcatGATGGGTGCCAGCGCTGTCTGGGTCGGGACACGCTTCATTCTTACTGATGAGGCAGCTGCACCCACGAGCCACAAAGAGGCGGTTCGCGGAGCAGGATTTGACGACAACATCCGAACCACCATCTTTACCGGGCGACCTATGCGGGTGCTGAAAACTCCGTACGTTGTGAGTTGGGAGGAAGAACGTCGGACAGAGCTGAAAGAGCTCCTGTCGCAGGGGGTCGTTCCCGCCGAGGCAGATCTAGATAGGCTTATGGAAGATGAGTCCAGCAATGAGGAGGAGATTCTCGACCAGGTTTATCCAAAGATGATGGGGCAGTGTGCAGCTGTGGTTAGCGAACAGAAGCCAGCAGCCGATGTTGTGCAGGATCTTGTCGATACGGCTGTAATTGCTCTGACGCAAAATTTCGAAATGGCACCAAAGCTTTGA
- a CDS encoding Endo-1,4-beta-xylanase, whose amino-acid sequence MVSFFSLFTGLSLVVGALSAPVGVLKSPRSATPRSTATQEKSYHYWWTDSGRDVNFTSFDGGSYSIEWSNGANFIGGKGWNPGGRKNVKYSGTYSPNGNSYLALYGWTTSPLVEYYVVESFGNNDPSTDKEKKGEVTSDNGTYDIYVSSRKNVSSPEQTVKQYWSIRREKHVNGTITTGNHFDAWARAGLELGSFEYMIMATEGHLSSGSASITVGVDESSSSGGGESVSKRDGLYARCGSGFWPDCGSGSDAECGAGSDCGSGSGEGSGSGVGSGSGSGQGSGSGQGSGSGSGSGYGEGSGSGSVVLALAKVPAREKVQDLAQALALAPVRVRAPALVKAPALVKAPVQVKDLDQVKAQDLTALDQVLSVAQALTVSRDLAQSQSQILVKVKVKVKVLARALPPARDQILNVARVRIVTQALEEDLEQALEQAPVKGLVKVLPQAQVLPRDRDQTLSAARDLIVTQAQVKYPVLVQAPGRVLEKALEQALVEGRAQSQSQTQDLARALLQDQDQTPNVIQGRIATQALGEDPEQVLEQAPVEALVQSQSQTLELALDAPLAVNVVLTLTLALDQEQDRDRDVALVLTAALRALARVACEAGCGS is encoded by the exons atggtttctttcttttctctcttcacAGGGTTGAGCCTTGTGGTCGGAGCTCTGTCGGCTCCGGTTGGAGTGCTGAAATCTCCGAGATCCGCAACTCCAAGAAGCACCGCCACTCAAGAGAA ATCCTACCACTATTGGTGGACTGATAGTGGACGGGATGTCAACTTCACTAGTTTTGATGGAGGCTCATATTCGATTGAGTGGTCAAATGGAGCCAACTTTATTGGTGGCAAGGGATGGAACCCTGGCGGTCGCAA GAATGTGAAATACTCGGGCACTTACAGCCCCAACGGCAATAGTTATCTTGCCCTTTATGGATGGACTACCTCGCCCCTCGTTGAGTACTACGTGGTGGAATCTTTTGGCAACAATGATCCCTCTACcgacaaggaaaagaagggcGAAGTTACCAGCGATAACGGCACATACGACATCTATGTCAGTAGCCGGAAGAATGTGTCGTCTCCGGAGCAGACCGTGAAGCAGTACTGGTCTATCCGACGGGAAAAGCACGTCAATGGAACAATCACCACGGGAAACCATTTCGATGCTTGGGCTCGTGCCGGCCTGGAGCTTGGCTCGTTTGAGTACATGATTATGGCCACCGAGGGACACCTCAGCAGCGGCTCTGCGTCGATTACAGTCGGGGTTGAtgaatcttcttcttctggtggTGGCGAGAGCGTCAGCAAGAGAGATGGATTATACGCCCGCTGTGGCTCTGGCTTTTGGCCTGATTGTGGCTCAGGATCAGACGCCGAATGCGGTGCAGGCTCGGATtgtggctctggctctggtgaAGGCTCAGGTTCTGGAGTAGGATCCGGCTCAGGTTCTGGCCAAGGTTCGGGCTCTGGTCAAGGATCAGGATCAGGATCAGGGTCTGGGTATGGTGAAGGCTCAGGATCTGGTTCCG tggttctggctctggccAAGGTTCCGGCTCGGGAGAAGGTTCAGGATCTGGCtcaggctctggctctggctccggTCAGGGTTCGGGCTCCGGCTCTGGTGAAGGCTCCGGCTCTGGTGAAGGCTCCGGTCCAGGTGAAGGATCTGGATCAGGTGAAGGCTCAGGATCTGACGGCTCTGGACCAAGTCCTGAGTGTGGCTCAGGCTCTGACTGTGAGTCGAGATCTGGCccagtcccagtcccagATTCTGGTGAAGGTGAAGGTGAAGGTGAAGGTTCTGGCTCGAGCCCTACCCCCGGCTCGGGATCAGATACTGAATGTGGCTCGGGTTCGGATTGTAACTCAGGCtctggaggaggatctggAGCAGGCTCTGGAGCAGGCTCCGGTGAAGGGTCTGGTGAAGGTCCTACCCCAGGCTCAGGTTCTACCCCGGGATCGGGATCAGACACTGAGTGCGGCTCGGGATCTGATTGTAACTCAGGCTCAGGTGAAATACCCGGTTCTGGTTCAGGCTCCGGGGAGGGTTCTGGAGAAGGCTCTGGAGCAGGCTCTGGTGGAGGGTCGGGCccagtcccagtcccagACACAGGATCTGGCACGAGCCCTACTCCAGGATCAGGATCAGACACCGAATGTGATTCAGGGTCGGATTGCAACTCAGGCTCTGGGGGAGGATCCGGAACAGGTTCTGGAGCAGGCTCCGGTGGAGGCTTTGGTTCAGTCCCAGTCCCAGACTTTGGAGTTGGCGCTGGATGCCCCTCTGGCTGTGAATGTGGTtttgactttgactttggCTTTGGATCAG GAGCAGGATCGGGATCGGGATGTGGCTCTGGTTCTGACTGCGGCTCTGCGGGCTCTGGCTCGGGTGGCT TGCGAGGCCGGCTGCGGAAGCTAG
- a CDS encoding HET domain-containing protein yields MATLTERKSNIPWESLPKTFQDAISLVRKLGYQYIWIDSLCIIQDDPQDWELEASRMASIYQNSQLTIAASRAIDSSQGLFSIRENEPFPWYFPWPEDTARGTESSPEVWKDFNVPTNPCDGIPGLHFRIKHPCTLEGCSRSIDDRLPLWTRSWCFQERLLSHRVIHFGDTELIWECREAKSCECSGARFQDIQGPPFGYGDTSEYSDLYLSIIQHSGFQRPGLQPSADMKSHFYDSWDTLVENYTALRLTFDSDRLPALSGIACGFEGEYLAGVWRDSLPVSLLWTPTPGFSMVPPRRPDAYRAPSWSWASVEAPVTFVKPRTHFRKTAIATVSQADCTRATSNLYGRVLKGSLTLRTRIFTARVVKIVPPQTAELDFSQSILPGIWGNLPVTSQSELPGVKLDVWLRAKEGSHTAAERFEYLSDPVRRGKEVEEVKAGDVLTIAQITHTHMLALKEVDSSRRIFRRVGLWIPYDPQDDVDVDWVETDDDSVHDDTAARNRASDSSSLDDGDNSSESSETGNRQNLRSLSLGRRVRALARELRGSANNRLVEDTSVAVQHNLGLGGAVVVNVYKRADGCKTNSKVNDEDIAKTSCLGSRKNRNDFALGDGLRPRSGL; encoded by the exons ATGGCCACCCTAACCGAGAGGAAATCCAACATACCATGGGAGAGTCTTCCCAAAACGTTTCAAGATGCAATCAGTCTGGTCCGAAAGCTTGGCTATCAGTACATATGGATAGATTCCCTTTGCATTATTCAGGACGATCCCCAGGACTGGGAGTTGGAAGCCTCCAGGATGGCCTCGATATACCAAAACTCGCAATTAACGATCGCGGCGTCCCGCGCAATCGATAGCTCCCAAGGCCTGTTTTCAATACGAGAGAATGAACCATTTCCTTGGTACTTTCCATGGCCGGAGGACACAGCACGAGGAACCGAGTCAAGCCCTGAGGTCTGGAAGGATTTCAATGTTCCCACCAATCCTTGCGATGGCATCCCCGGCCTGCATTTCAGAATTAAACACCCCTGTACTTTGGAAGGTTGTAGCCGCAGCATCGATGATCGATTACCGTTATGGACACGATCCTGGTGCTTTCAAGAGCGATTGTTGAGTCATCGTGTTATTCACTTTGGCGACACTGAGCTCATCTGGGAATGCAGAGAAGCCAAGTCCTGCGAGTGTTCAGGGGCGCGATTTCAGGACATCCAAGGACCACCATTCGGATATGGCGACACGTCGGAATACTCGGACCTTTATCTGTCGATTATACAGCATTCCGGATTCCAGAGGCCAGGTCTTCAACCATCCGCAGATATGAAGTCTCACTTCTACGACAGTTGGGACACACTTGTGGAGAACTATACTGCTCTACGTCTTACGTTTGATTCAGACAGATTACCCGCTCTTTCTGGAATTGCTTGTGGATTTGAAGGGGAGTACTTGGCAGGGGTGTGGAGAGACAGTCTACCGGTGTCACTCCTTTGGACGCCTACCCCGGGCTTCTCTATGGTACCTCCGCGGCGCCCAGATGCGTATCGTGCTCCATCATGGTCCTGGGCATCAGTTGAAGCCCCTGTCACTTTTGTAAAACCCAGAACGCATTTTCGAAAGACTGCCATTGCCACAGTTTCTCAAGCCGACTGCACTCGCGCCACCAGCAACTTGTATGGACGAGTCCTTAAAGGCTCATTGACCCTGCGAACCCGCATTTTCACCGCGCGCGTTGTCAAAATTGTCCCGCCCCAAACAGCCGAGTTGGACTTTTCACAAAGCATCCTTCCTGGAATATGGGGGAACCTACCTGTTACGTCTCAGAGTGAGCTGCCTGGAGTCAAACTTGACGTATGGCTTCGCGCGAAGGAGGGAAGCCATACCGCGGCAGAACGGTTTGAATATCTGAGCGATCCAGTGAGGAGAGGCAAGGAAGTGGAAGAAGTCAAAGCAGGAGATGTCCTTACCATTGCGCAGATTACGCATACTCATATGCTGGCGCTCAAAGAAGTCGATTCAAGTCGGCGTATCTTTCGCCGGGTCGGGCTCTGGATACCCTATGATCCGCAAGATGATGTGGACGTAGATTGGGTCGAGACTGACGATGACTCCGTCCATGACGACACTGCCGCTAGGAATAGAGCAAGCGACTCCTCATCCTTGGACGATGGGGATAATAGTTCTGAGAGTTCGGAAACGGGGAATCGGCAGAATCTGCGAAGTCTGAGCTTGGGTCGTAGGGTTCGAGCTCTTGCCAGGGAG CTGCGCGGATCGGCTAATAACAGACTCGTGGAAGACACTTCAGTCGCGGTGCAGCACAACCTGGGCCTGGGAGGTGCTGTTGTGGTCAACGTCTACAAGCGTGCCGACGGGTGTAAGACCAACTCCAAGGTCAACGACGAGGACATTGCGAAGACGAGCTGTCTGGG GAGCAGGAAGAACCGCAACGACTTTGCTCTGGGTGATGGACTTCGCCCACGGTCTGGTTTGTAG